The following proteins are encoded in a genomic region of Lachnospiraceae bacterium KM106-2:
- a CDS encoding stage V sporulation protein AE produces the protein MDYIKAFLIGGAICAVVQIFMDNTKLLPGRIMVGLVCLGALLGAVGIYEPFIDFAGAGASVPLCGFGSALFKGVRTAVDKDGFIGLFKGGFTASAVGISAALIFSYIASIIFSPKVKE, from the coding sequence GTGGATTATATTAAAGCATTTTTAATTGGTGGTGCAATTTGTGCTGTTGTTCAGATTTTTATGGATAATACAAAATTGCTTCCAGGTCGAATTATGGTTGGTCTGGTTTGTCTTGGAGCCCTATTAGGAGCAGTTGGTATTTATGAACCTTTTATCGACTTTGCAGGAGCAGGAGCAAGTGTGCCGTTATGTGGTTTTGGAAGCGCTCTATTTAAAGGTGTAAGAACAGCGGTTGATAAGGATGGATTTATTGGTCTGTTTAAAGGAGGATTTACCGCATCTGCGGTAGGTATTTCTGCTGCATTGATCTTTAGCTATATTGCGTCCATTATATTTAGCCCAAAAGTAAAAGAGTAA
- a CDS encoding two-component response regulator yesN yields the protein MNYLKDIRIEQAKRLLVDTDEKIISISHRVGYENEKHFMKIFRNECGISPSEYRKSIRIGNE from the coding sequence GTGAATTACTTAAAAGATATTCGCATCGAGCAGGCAAAACGATTATTGGTGGATACTGATGAGAAGATTATTTCAATCTCGCACAGAGTAGGATATGAGAATGAAAAGCATTTCATGAAGATATTTCGGAATGAATGTGGAATTTCACCTTCAGAATATCGAAAGAGTATCAGGATTGGAAATGAATAA
- a CDS encoding xylulose-5-phosphate phosphoketolase, producing MTDNNVVEKQPITDEYLEKMNAYWRAANYLGAAQLYLLDNPLLREPLTMDQIKKKIVGHWGTVPGQNFVYVHLNRVIKKYDQDMVLISGPGHGGNFFVANTYLEGTYSEVYPNIGEDIDGMKKLCKQFSFPGGISSHVAPETPGSINEGGELGYSLAHSFGAVFDNPDLIVSCIVGDGESETGPLATSWQCNKFLNPETDGAVLPILHLNGYKISNPTILARISHEELEHFFDGCGWKPYFVEGDDPMTMHRKMAETLDTVMDEIKAIQKNARENHDTTRPKWPMIVLRTPKGWTGPKVVDGNQIEGSFRAHQVPIMMDKPEHLEILKKWLMSYHPEELFDENGKLIPELKALAPTGNRRIGSNPHANGGKLLRDLRLPDFRDYALDVPKPGAVEAQDMIELGGFVRDIFKLNDKERNFRIFGPDETMSNRLGKVFEATNRDWNNEKFDTDEFLANDGRVMDSMLSEHMCEGWLEGYLLTGRHGFFASYEAFIRVVDSMCAQHAKWLKVCNQLPWRQSIASLNLILTSNVWQQDHNGFTHQDPGFLDHIANKKSDVVRLYLPPDTNCLLNCFDHCIRSRDYVNVLVTSKHPRQQWLTMDQAIKHCSQGIGIWDWASNDQGQEPDVVMACCGDTPTLETMAAVTILRKAIPEIKIRVVNVVDLMKLEPSTKHPHGLTDAEYDSLFTKDKPIIFAFHGYHTLIHELTYRRTNRNIHVYGYQEEGTITTPFDMRVQNEIDRFHLVKNVIKFLPQLGNRGSYLVQQMNDKLVAHKQYIHEYGLDMPEVRDWKWDL from the coding sequence ATGACAGATAATAATGTTGTGGAGAAACAGCCTATTACAGATGAATATTTAGAAAAAATGAATGCATACTGGCGCGCTGCCAACTATCTTGGCGCTGCACAGTTATACTTACTTGATAACCCTCTTCTTCGTGAACCATTAACAATGGATCAAATCAAGAAGAAAATCGTTGGTCACTGGGGAACTGTACCAGGACAAAACTTTGTTTATGTACATTTAAACCGTGTCATCAAAAAATACGATCAAGATATGGTACTTATCTCTGGTCCCGGACATGGTGGAAACTTCTTCGTTGCCAATACTTATCTAGAAGGTACTTATAGTGAAGTATATCCAAACATCGGCGAAGATATCGATGGTATGAAAAAACTTTGTAAACAGTTCTCATTCCCAGGCGGAATCTCAAGCCATGTTGCTCCTGAAACTCCAGGATCCATCAATGAAGGCGGCGAACTTGGTTACTCTCTTGCTCACTCATTTGGTGCCGTATTTGATAATCCAGATTTAATCGTATCTTGTATCGTTGGTGATGGAGAATCAGAAACTGGTCCTTTAGCAACTTCATGGCAGTGCAACAAATTCTTAAATCCTGAGACAGATGGTGCCGTTCTTCCAATCCTTCATCTTAACGGATATAAGATCAGTAACCCAACCATTCTTGCACGTATCTCTCATGAAGAGTTAGAGCATTTCTTCGATGGCTGCGGATGGAAACCTTACTTTGTTGAAGGTGACGACCCAATGACAATGCATCGTAAGATGGCTGAAACATTAGATACCGTAATGGATGAAATTAAAGCCATCCAGAAGAATGCAAGAGAGAATCATGATACGACTAGACCTAAGTGGCCTATGATCGTTCTTCGTACACCAAAAGGATGGACAGGTCCTAAGGTTGTAGACGGTAATCAGATCGAAGGATCTTTCCGTGCTCACCAAGTACCTATCATGATGGATAAACCAGAACATTTAGAGATCTTAAAGAAATGGTTAATGAGCTATCATCCAGAAGAACTCTTTGATGAAAACGGTAAATTAATTCCAGAATTAAAAGCATTAGCACCAACTGGTAATCGAAGGATCGGATCAAACCCACATGCAAATGGTGGTAAGCTTCTTCGCGATCTTCGTCTCCCAGATTTCCGTGACTATGCTCTTGATGTTCCAAAGCCAGGCGCTGTGGAAGCTCAAGATATGATCGAACTTGGTGGATTCGTAAGAGATATCTTCAAGTTAAATGATAAAGAAAGAAACTTCCGTATCTTTGGACCAGATGAGACGATGTCAAACCGTCTTGGTAAAGTATTTGAAGCAACGAATCGTGACTGGAACAATGAAAAATTCGATACGGACGAATTCTTAGCAAACGATGGACGTGTTATGGATTCCATGTTAAGTGAGCATATGTGTGAAGGATGGTTAGAAGGATACCTTCTTACTGGACGTCATGGTTTCTTCGCAAGTTACGAAGCATTTATCCGTGTCGTAGATTCTATGTGTGCACAGCATGCAAAATGGTTAAAAGTATGTAATCAGCTTCCTTGGAGACAATCTATTGCATCTCTTAACTTAATCCTTACATCCAATGTATGGCAGCAAGATCACAACGGATTTACTCATCAAGATCCTGGTTTCTTAGACCATATCGCAAATAAGAAATCCGATGTTGTACGTCTTTATCTGCCACCAGATACAAACTGTTTATTAAATTGCTTTGATCACTGTATCAGAAGCCGTGATTATGTCAATGTCTTAGTTACTTCTAAGCATCCAAGACAACAATGGTTGACAATGGATCAAGCAATCAAACATTGTTCACAAGGTATCGGCATCTGGGATTGGGCAAGTAATGATCAAGGTCAAGAACCTGACGTTGTTATGGCTTGCTGCGGTGATACACCAACACTTGAGACAATGGCTGCTGTCACGATCTTAAGAAAAGCAATTCCTGAGATTAAGATCCGTGTTGTCAACGTTGTCGACTTAATGAAATTAGAGCCAAGCACAAAACATCCTCATGGATTAACGGATGCAGAATATGATTCTTTATTTACAAAAGATAAACCAATCATCTTCGCATTCCACGGATATCATACATTGATCCATGAATTAACATACAGACGTACAAACCGCAACATTCATGTATACGGTTATCAAGAAGAAGGTACGATCACAACTCCATTTGATATGCGTGTTCAGAATGAGATCGATCGTTTCCACTTAGTTAAGAATGTAATCAAATTCTTACCTCAATTAGGAAACCGTGGTTCTTACCTTGTTCAGCAAATGAACGATAAGTTAGTAGCACATAAGCAATACATCCATGAATACGGTCTTGATATGCCAGAAGTAAGAGACTGGAAATGGGATCTTTAA
- a CDS encoding two-component response regulator yesN: MEMKQLAKHLIYDCANKETPDNYARFGIMSPEYASHGVEVKPYPLPESEHLFALFWDIHDSNKLSATILPSSVPFTYNKEFQPGTRTQMHSHEYLELFYIIDGEYRQKILGNEFTFHKGELCLIDKNCQHQEILDGTSATILFLGITNVMFNDIMNRQITTERIASFLNMALLEQKTLQQYLYFRPQEGAASLVEDALIALVQELEHHDVATPFITQGFLLRIFWVLSTQYEFSLSKKLRKKMKWILFEEVTDYMKKNLDKMSIRCLTEEFHFQEDYFNRLLKVQTGMTYTEYLQFLRLQMAENLLKDTDYSIDRIAKEVGYHNKGYFYKIFTERNQLTPAQFRKKLLD; the protein is encoded by the coding sequence ATGGAGATGAAACAGCTGGCAAAACATTTAATCTATGACTGTGCCAATAAGGAAACACCAGATAATTATGCGAGATTTGGAATTATGAGCCCGGAATATGCTTCTCATGGGGTAGAAGTAAAGCCATATCCATTACCGGAAAGTGAACATTTATTTGCGCTATTCTGGGATATCCATGACTCGAACAAGCTTTCAGCGACTATATTACCATCGAGTGTACCATTTACATATAACAAAGAATTTCAGCCAGGAACGAGAACACAGATGCACTCTCATGAATACCTGGAACTATTTTATATTATCGACGGAGAGTACCGTCAGAAGATCCTTGGAAATGAATTCACTTTCCATAAGGGAGAGTTATGTCTTATTGATAAGAACTGCCAGCATCAGGAGATCTTAGATGGGACATCTGCAACCATCTTATTTCTTGGAATTACCAATGTTATGTTCAATGATATTATGAATCGTCAGATTACGACAGAAAGAATCGCATCCTTTCTTAATATGGCATTGTTAGAGCAGAAGACGTTACAGCAGTATTTATATTTCAGACCACAAGAGGGAGCGGCTTCCTTGGTTGAGGATGCTTTAATTGCTTTAGTGCAGGAGTTGGAACATCATGATGTGGCGACACCATTTATTACTCAGGGGTTTTTGTTAAGAATTTTCTGGGTATTAAGTACGCAGTATGAGTTTTCATTATCGAAAAAATTACGAAAGAAGATGAAATGGATCCTCTTTGAAGAAGTAACGGATTATATGAAGAAGAATCTAGATAAGATGTCTATTCGCTGTCTGACGGAAGAATTTCATTTTCAAGAAGATTATTTTAATCGGCTGTTAAAAGTACAGACGGGAATGACTTATACAGAATACCTACAGTTTTTAAGACTTCAGATGGCAGAGAACCTGCTTAAAGATACAGATTATAGTATTGATCGCATTGCAAAAGAAGTAGGGTATCACAATAAGGGATATTTCTATAAAATATTTACGGAACGGAACCAGCTTACGCCGGCCCAGTTCCGTAAAAAGTTATTGGATTAA
- a CDS encoding protein co-occurring with transport systems, whose translation MVEDYKIVYEGGSGEIVEKKSRFIATVLPVTTEEEAQFFIEKMKKKYWDARHNCSAYVIGERQEICRCSDDGEPSQTAGKPMLEVLLGEELHNVVVVVTRYFGGTLLGTGGLVRAYSKAVKAGLEESVIVNKHLGKKIHINTDYNSIGKIQYIAAQMEISFIDTQYTDSVDAYLMVPIAQVDGFVKKIIEATSGKAEIEYLEEIYYTFDTGEMILFE comes from the coding sequence ATGGTAGAAGATTACAAGATTGTCTATGAAGGCGGTTCTGGTGAAATTGTCGAAAAAAAATCTCGTTTTATAGCAACTGTGCTTCCTGTCACGACAGAAGAGGAAGCACAGTTTTTTATTGAGAAAATGAAGAAAAAATACTGGGATGCTAGGCACAATTGTAGTGCTTATGTCATTGGAGAACGTCAAGAGATCTGTCGCTGTTCAGATGATGGAGAACCATCTCAGACGGCCGGAAAACCAATGCTTGAAGTATTACTTGGTGAAGAACTCCACAATGTTGTGGTAGTCGTAACACGATATTTTGGTGGTACCTTACTTGGAACTGGCGGACTTGTACGCGCATATTCCAAAGCAGTAAAAGCAGGACTAGAAGAGAGTGTGATCGTTAATAAGCATCTTGGCAAGAAGATACATATTAACACAGACTATAATAGTATTGGTAAGATTCAATATATTGCCGCACAGATGGAGATTTCCTTTATCGATACCCAATATACAGATTCGGTGGATGCTTATTTAATGGTTCCGATAGCACAGGTGGACGGATTTGTGAAAAAGATAATAGAGGCTACGAGTGGAAAGGCAGAGATTGAATATCTAGAGGAGATTTATTATACCTTTGATACCGGAGAAATGATATTATTTGAGTAA
- a CDS encoding stage V sporulation protein AB, with product MILLGKYILLIIIGLAGAFSVAGGAFSFVTMIGVIPRLAAKTKTIKYMQHYETAVILGGVLSNFMFVFQMRVPLGAIGLIVYGGFTGAYVGCLSIAIAEVLNVIPIIAQRARLQIGISIIVVAFGLGKGFGAFYQLWWNR from the coding sequence GTGATTTTATTAGGTAAGTATATACTATTGATCATTATTGGATTGGCTGGGGCATTTAGCGTAGCTGGAGGTGCATTTTCATTTGTAACAATGATTGGTGTTATCCCAAGACTGGCAGCGAAGACAAAAACGATTAAATATATGCAACATTACGAGACCGCCGTAATCCTTGGAGGAGTTCTATCGAATTTTATGTTTGTCTTTCAGATGAGGGTTCCGCTAGGGGCAATCGGACTCATTGTCTATGGTGGATTTACTGGAGCTTATGTAGGATGTCTTTCCATTGCCATTGCAGAAGTACTGAATGTAATACCGATCATAGCACAGCGAGCTCGTTTACAAATAGGGATCAGTATTATTGTAGTGGCATTTGGACTAGGAAAGGGATTTGGAGCATTCTATCAACTATGGTGGAATCGCTAA
- a CDS encoding stage V sporulation protein AD codes for MSDKTSKIKGKQSVLFTNPPHVIGFSSVAGKKEGEGPLGSYFDMVDEDPMFGMKTWEEAESKMQKLAADIAIQKAGLQNSDIRYLVGGDLLGQLIATSFGIMSLEIPMFGIYGACSTMGEGLALASMLVDGGFADRTLAITSSHFGGAEKQFRFPNAYGNQRPLAATWTVTGSGAVVLSNKEEGDNPIGVVVKGVTTGKVTDYGIKDSMNMGACMAPAACDVIYQNLSDLDLKEDYYDKIITGDLGYVGKDIVLDIMKEKGYDITDVYMDCGIEMFCKEEQDTHSGGSGCGCSAITLTGYLLEKMRRREWNRILFIPTGALLSPVSFNEGHSVPGIAHGVMLETIQ; via the coding sequence ATGTCAGATAAAACTTCTAAAATAAAAGGAAAACAAAGTGTACTATTTACAAACCCTCCTCATGTGATCGGCTTTTCCTCTGTTGCGGGAAAGAAGGAAGGTGAGGGACCGTTAGGCAGTTATTTTGATATGGTTGATGAAGATCCGATGTTTGGCATGAAGACATGGGAAGAAGCAGAAAGTAAGATGCAGAAACTGGCGGCTGATATTGCAATTCAAAAAGCAGGTCTACAGAATTCGGATATTCGCTATTTAGTTGGTGGTGACCTACTTGGACAATTAATTGCAACTTCCTTTGGCATTATGTCATTGGAGATTCCTATGTTTGGTATTTATGGAGCCTGTTCTACAATGGGTGAAGGACTTGCGTTAGCATCTATGCTAGTGGATGGAGGCTTCGCAGATCGTACTCTTGCGATCACTTCAAGTCATTTTGGCGGTGCAGAAAAACAATTTCGTTTTCCAAATGCATATGGTAATCAACGTCCATTGGCAGCTACATGGACGGTGACAGGAAGCGGTGCGGTAGTTCTTAGTAATAAGGAGGAAGGTGACAATCCAATCGGAGTTGTTGTTAAGGGCGTTACAACGGGTAAGGTAACGGATTATGGAATTAAAGATTCCATGAATATGGGAGCTTGTATGGCTCCGGCTGCCTGTGATGTGATTTATCAGAACCTAAGTGATCTGGATTTAAAAGAAGATTATTATGATAAGATCATAACGGGTGATCTAGGTTATGTCGGAAAGGATATCGTGTTAGACATCATGAAAGAGAAAGGATACGATATCACCGATGTCTATATGGATTGTGGAATTGAGATGTTCTGTAAAGAAGAGCAGGATACTCATTCTGGCGGAAGTGGATGCGGTTGTTCTGCTATTACATTGACCGGATATTTATTAGAGAAGATGAGAAGAAGAGAATGGAACCGTATTTTATTTATCCCTACAGGTGCCTTGTTATCTCCGGTTAGTTTCAATGAAGGACATTCGGTACCGGGAATTGCCCATGGCGTTATGCTAGAGACCATTCAATAG
- a CDS encoding multimodular transpeptidase-transglycosylase: protein MNFSKNEIAKKQRSIRSSSTRMKKKAQINGFRLFLVCVLIVISVGIASGYGVIKGLIDTAPNIDSIDVVPTGYATFIYDNEGKVTQRLVGSSANRIYVKIDKIPDVVKNAFISIEDERFYEHNGIDIRGIMRAFFTGVSSGGFSQGASTLTQQLLKNQVFEGGNEASFITSMQRKIQEQYLAVQLEEKLTKDQILEYYLNTINLGANTLGVQAASQRYFNKKVEDLTLSEAAVIAGITQSPTSLNPITNPDNNAKRRTEVLKKMLDLNYITQHQYDEAISDNVYDRINEVNNDSTKSYGYNSYFVDELIEQVSADLQEKLGYSSTQANNLIYTGGLKIHTTQDSALQETVDSVIDDPSYYPKDTVYELEWRFSVLHSDGTETHYSESNLKSYFLTKDEKNNIPSSQKFTLYFKNKDEAKPYIKEYKKHVLKDGDKVEAETTNFKLQPQVSFTLMDQHTGQVKALVGGRGDKNGNRTLNRASNTVRQPGSTFKVLSTYLPALDTAGMTLATVQDDSEYYYPGTSKKVGNWDGSKYKGLSTLRDAITNSMNVVTVKTLNEITPQLGFDYLKKLGFTTLVDRRVNKNGSVDSDLNLSLGLGGVTDGVTNLELTAAYSAIANGGVYTKPVFYTKIEDRDGNLLLENKAKSTQVMKESTAWLLTNAMEDVVKTGTGKMVRLSGTRIPVAGKTGTTSKYIDLWFAGYTPYYTATIWGGYDYGETQRNTTYHKLIWKAIMEKIHKNLPVKDFEKPSSIVSAKICTKSGKLAVDGICNEAEGGSTVRTEYFAQGTEPTEKCDVHVKLKICKSSNKLATKYCPEDDVEERVYLLKDETGKTADTPYILPKGLDKTSCNVHSENSILDISPDETETPKPSNKPNNGDSQEPTPTPDPNSAPVANPNAGAVDAITPDPNVTVTDPPQPGQ, encoded by the coding sequence ATGAATTTTAGTAAAAACGAAATTGCTAAGAAGCAACGTTCCATTCGCTCATCCTCTACAAGAATGAAAAAGAAGGCTCAAATCAATGGTTTTCGTCTTTTCCTTGTATGCGTATTGATCGTGATCAGCGTTGGAATCGCTTCTGGTTATGGTGTCATAAAAGGACTCATTGATACTGCTCCGAATATCGACAGTATCGATGTTGTTCCGACCGGTTATGCAACGTTTATCTATGATAACGAGGGAAAAGTCACACAACGTCTTGTTGGTTCCAGCGCAAACCGAATTTATGTAAAAATCGACAAAATACCTGATGTTGTAAAAAATGCATTTATCTCCATTGAAGATGAACGTTTTTATGAGCACAACGGAATTGATATTAGAGGTATCATGAGAGCCTTCTTTACTGGCGTATCAAGTGGCGGATTTAGTCAAGGTGCTTCTACCCTTACCCAACAGTTATTAAAGAATCAAGTATTCGAAGGTGGTAATGAAGCCTCTTTCATTACATCTATGCAGCGTAAAATCCAAGAACAGTATCTTGCTGTTCAATTAGAAGAAAAGCTTACCAAAGATCAGATTCTAGAATATTATCTGAATACTATTAACTTAGGTGCCAATACCCTTGGTGTACAAGCTGCTTCTCAAAGATATTTTAATAAGAAGGTTGAAGATCTTACCTTATCAGAAGCTGCTGTTATTGCTGGTATTACGCAAAGTCCAACTTCGTTGAACCCAATTACGAATCCGGACAATAACGCAAAACGTAGAACGGAAGTTCTTAAAAAGATGCTAGATTTAAATTATATTACGCAGCATCAGTATGATGAAGCAATCTCTGATAACGTATATGATCGTATTAACGAAGTAAACAACGATTCTACTAAATCCTATGGATATAACTCCTACTTCGTAGATGAATTGATCGAGCAAGTAAGTGCCGATCTACAAGAAAAGCTTGGTTATTCCTCAACACAGGCAAATAATCTTATTTACACTGGTGGATTAAAGATTCATACAACACAGGATTCTGCACTTCAAGAAACTGTTGATTCTGTCATTGATGATCCATCTTATTATCCTAAAGATACTGTTTACGAGTTAGAATGGCGCTTTAGCGTACTTCACAGTGATGGTACCGAAACACATTACTCTGAATCAAACTTAAAGAGCTACTTCTTGACTAAGGATGAGAAGAACAATATTCCTTCTTCTCAAAAATTTACTTTATATTTTAAAAACAAAGATGAAGCAAAACCTTATATTAAAGAATATAAGAAACATGTGTTAAAAGACGGAGATAAAGTAGAAGCTGAAACTACTAACTTTAAACTTCAGCCTCAAGTATCCTTTACTCTTATGGATCAGCATACCGGCCAAGTAAAAGCTCTTGTCGGCGGACGAGGCGATAAGAATGGTAACCGTACCTTAAATCGTGCATCTAACACAGTTCGACAACCTGGTTCCACTTTCAAAGTATTAAGTACTTACTTACCAGCACTTGATACTGCAGGAATGACCTTAGCTACGGTTCAAGATGATAGCGAATATTACTATCCTGGTACAAGCAAAAAAGTTGGTAACTGGGATGGAAGCAAATATAAAGGGCTATCTACTTTAAGAGATGCCATTACCAATTCTATGAACGTCGTTACGGTTAAAACTTTAAACGAGATCACTCCTCAACTTGGTTTTGATTATCTTAAAAAATTAGGATTCACAACTTTAGTCGACCGAAGAGTAAATAAAAATGGAAGTGTTGATTCCGATCTTAACTTATCCCTTGGTCTTGGTGGTGTAACCGATGGTGTTACCAACTTAGAACTTACCGCTGCTTATTCTGCAATTGCTAATGGCGGTGTTTATACAAAACCTGTCTTCTACACAAAAATTGAAGACCGTGATGGAAACTTATTATTAGAAAACAAAGCAAAATCAACTCAAGTTATGAAAGAATCCACTGCATGGCTTTTAACAAATGCTATGGAGGATGTTGTTAAAACTGGTACTGGTAAAATGGTTCGTCTTTCTGGAACTAGAATTCCTGTAGCTGGTAAGACTGGTACAACTTCAAAATATATCGATCTATGGTTTGCTGGATATACTCCTTATTATACAGCTACTATCTGGGGCGGTTATGATTACGGCGAGACACAGCGTAACACAACTTACCATAAATTGATCTGGAAAGCGATCATGGAAAAGATCCATAAGAATCTTCCGGTGAAAGACTTTGAAAAGCCATCCTCTATTGTAAGTGCTAAGATCTGTACTAAGAGTGGTAAACTTGCTGTTGATGGCATCTGTAACGAAGCAGAAGGCGGTTCTACTGTAAGAACGGAATACTTCGCACAAGGTACTGAACCAACTGAAAAATGTGATGTTCATGTTAAGTTAAAAATCTGCAAGTCATCCAATAAACTTGCTACAAAATATTGTCCTGAAGATGATGTAGAAGAACGTGTATATCTACTAAAAGATGAAACCGGTAAAACAGCAGATACTCCTTATATTCTCCCTAAAGGATTAGATAAGACAAGCTGTAATGTCCATTCAGAGAACTCGATCCTCGATATTTCTCCTGATGAGACTGAGACTCCAAAACCATCGAATAAACCTAACAACGGGGATAGTCAGGAGCCAACTCCTACACCGGATCCTAATTCAGCCCCTGTGGCTAATCCAAATGCCGGTGCAGTTGATGCAATTACACCAGATCCAAATGTAACGGTTACGGATCCACCGCAGCCTGGACAATAA
- a CDS encoding ATPase, AAA family — protein sequence MDLFDYMRSKNQDKESPLASRMRPTSLDEVVGQSHIIGKDKLLYRAIQADKLSSLIFYGPPGTGKTTLAKVIAHTTSAEFTQINATSAGKKDMEEVVKTAKDNAGMYGKKTILFVDEIHRFNKGQQDYLLPFVEDGTIILIGATTENPYFEVNGALISRSIIFELKPLEKEDINQLIMRALTNEEKGLGIYNATITEEALDFLSEMSNGDARNALNAIELGVLTTKKNEKGVIEITLDVAKECIQKRNVKYDKNGDNHYDTISAFIKSLRGSDPDAAIYYLAKMLYAGESVEFIARRIMISAAEDVGNADPFALVLATQAAEAVSRIGMPEGRIILAEAVTYVACAPKSNASYLAIDKALEVVKNEKVGSVPVHLMDAHYKGAAKLGHGMGYQYAHAYKNHYVKQQYLPDELVGRTFYEMTEMGQEKSMKEHMDRIRREADEL from the coding sequence ATGGATTTATTTGATTATATGCGTAGCAAAAATCAGGACAAGGAGTCACCACTGGCTTCTAGAATGCGTCCTACCTCGTTAGATGAAGTGGTAGGGCAGTCTCATATTATCGGAAAAGATAAACTATTGTATCGTGCCATCCAGGCAGATAAATTAAGTTCTCTTATCTTTTATGGCCCTCCGGGAACGGGTAAGACCACATTAGCGAAAGTGATCGCTCACACGACAAGCGCGGAGTTTACTCAGATCAATGCGACCAGTGCGGGTAAGAAAGATATGGAAGAGGTCGTTAAGACAGCGAAAGATAATGCTGGGATGTATGGCAAGAAGACGATCTTGTTTGTCGATGAGATCCATCGATTTAATAAGGGACAACAGGATTATCTGCTTCCATTTGTAGAAGACGGTACGATCATTTTGATCGGCGCGACAACGGAAAACCCCTATTTTGAAGTAAATGGCGCCTTGATCTCACGTTCTATAATCTTCGAGTTAAAACCGTTAGAGAAAGAAGATATCAATCAATTGATCATGCGAGCTTTGACCAACGAGGAAAAAGGGCTGGGAATCTATAATGCAACGATCACAGAAGAAGCACTAGATTTCTTGTCGGAAATGAGTAATGGTGATGCACGAAACGCTTTAAATGCGATTGAGCTTGGTGTCTTAACGACAAAGAAGAATGAAAAAGGTGTGATCGAGATCACACTTGATGTCGCAAAAGAGTGTATCCAAAAGAGAAATGTAAAGTATGATAAGAATGGTGATAACCATTATGATACCATATCTGCTTTCATTAAAAGTCTTCGTGGGTCTGACCCAGATGCAGCAATCTATTACTTAGCAAAAATGTTGTATGCAGGTGAGAGCGTGGAATTCATCGCAAGAAGAATTATGATCAGTGCAGCAGAGGATGTGGGAAATGCAGATCCATTTGCTTTAGTATTAGCAACGCAGGCGGCAGAGGCAGTTTCAAGAATCGGTATGCCAGAAGGAAGGATCATTTTAGCAGAGGCAGTTACGTATGTGGCATGTGCGCCAAAGAGTAATGCATCATACTTAGCGATCGATAAGGCATTAGAGGTTGTAAAGAATGAGAAAGTAGGCAGTGTCCCAGTACATTTGATGGATGCGCACTATAAAGGCGCAGCGAAGTTAGGACATGGAATGGGATATCAGTATGCACATGCATATAAGAATCATTATGTAAAACAGCAGTACCTTCCAGATGAATTAGTTGGTCGTACGTTCTATGAGATGACAGAGATGGGACAAGAAAAATCAATGAAAGAACATATGGATCGAATTAGAAGAGAAGCTGACGAATTATAA
- a CDS encoding stage V sporulation protein AC: MVESLKEERKVTMAKKTTIKEVVNEKDSQLREEKYNQYVKQMTPKHSWLLNLLKAYLVGGIICTIGQAIMNMYLKMGDMKQDTASAYTSLTLVLISVILTGFNIYQKLAKFGGAGTVVPITGFANSVAAPAVEYQKEGQVFGIGCKIFTIAGPVILYGIFSSWFLGVIYYIFRLFTK, from the coding sequence ATGGTGGAATCGCTAAAGGAAGAAAGGAAGGTAACGATGGCAAAGAAGACAACGATTAAGGAAGTAGTAAATGAAAAGGACAGTCAACTGCGAGAGGAAAAGTATAATCAATATGTAAAGCAGATGACGCCAAAGCATAGCTGGTTACTAAATTTATTGAAAGCATATTTGGTAGGTGGAATTATTTGTACCATAGGTCAGGCGATCATGAATATGTATCTAAAAATGGGTGATATGAAACAAGATACGGCAAGCGCTTACACATCCCTTACTTTAGTCTTAATCAGTGTTATTCTGACTGGTTTTAATATCTACCAGAAGCTTGCAAAATTTGGTGGTGCTGGAACTGTTGTACCGATTACCGGTTTCGCAAACTCAGTGGCAGCGCCCGCGGTAGAATATCAAAAGGAAGGTCAGGTATTTGGTATCGGCTGTAAGATATTTACCATAGCAGGACCGGTTATCCTATATGGTATTTTCTCTTCGTGGTTTCTAGGAGTGATCTATTATATCTTTCGATTATTTACCAAGTAG